From Oryzias melastigma strain HK-1 linkage group LG15, ASM292280v2, whole genome shotgun sequence, one genomic window encodes:
- the sf3b5 gene encoding splicing factor 3B subunit 5, whose product MTDRYNIHSQLEHLQSKYIGTGHADTTKWEWLVNQHRDSYCSYMGHFDLLNYFSIAENESKARVRFNLMEKMLQPCGPPADKPDDA is encoded by the coding sequence ATGACTGACCGGTACAACATCCACAGTCAGCTGGAGCATCTCCAGTCCAAGTACATCGGAACAGGGCATGCTGACACCACCAAATGGGAATGGCTGGTGAACCAGCACCGTGACTCGTACTGCTCCTACATGGGTCATTTTGACCTGCTCAACTACTTTTCCATCGCTGAAAACGAAAGCAAAGCTCGCGTCCGCTTCAACTTGATGGAGAAGATGCTTCAACCATGTGGACCGCCGGCAGACAAACCCGATGACGCCTAA